From the Paenibacillus sp. FSL H8-0548 genome, one window contains:
- a CDS encoding chemotaxis protein CheX, which yields MKAEYINPFLESAKIVIEQVVQIRPETGVLGLKDIKFVENYIWIQIGLKGQMQGDIVFGLSEEVAMKMVSAMMGGYVISEIDEIVKSAISELGNMISGNASTMLFNQGVRVDITPPKVIQSAQSAGFTAQKALTIPLIMEGIGELDIQVLIAS from the coding sequence ATGAAGGCTGAGTACATTAACCCGTTTTTGGAATCCGCCAAAATTGTGATTGAGCAGGTAGTTCAAATACGTCCTGAGACTGGAGTACTAGGTCTCAAGGATATCAAGTTTGTGGAAAACTATATTTGGATTCAAATCGGTCTCAAAGGACAGATGCAGGGTGACATTGTATTTGGATTAAGTGAAGAGGTAGCTATGAAAATGGTTTCCGCCATGATGGGCGGATACGTGATTTCTGAAATCGACGAAATCGTGAAGAGCGCTATTTCTGAGCTTGGCAACATGATTAGCGGGAATGCCAGCACAATGCTGTTTAACCAAGGTGTGAGAGTAGACATTACGCCTCCGAAGGTTATCCAGTCTGCTCAGTCAGCAGGCTTCACAGCACAGAAGGCGTTGACGATTCCGCTTATTATGGAAGGCATCGGAGAACTTGATATTCAAGTTTTAATCGCATCTTAG
- a CDS encoding SDR family oxidoreductase: MLKDKVILISGASSGLGALLAKELAERGAIPVLTGRNLEKLKGISASIKGKYCYYQMDVTDYEQVLETVDAVIAKYGKIDVLLNNAGYGQFENFTSMPVESFEEMMDTNYMGVVRCTKAVIPHMVKAGNGHIVNIASLAGKIGTAKSTSYTATKHAVLGFTNSLRMELRAQGIQVSAVNPGPIDTPFFSLADPSGSYVKNVSWFMMKPEYVVKGIIRLIERRKSELDLPRTAAFGIKLYQLLPRTIDRLFGGMLNRK; the protein is encoded by the coding sequence ATGTTGAAGGATAAAGTCATTTTAATATCAGGAGCATCAAGCGGGCTTGGAGCTTTATTGGCAAAAGAATTGGCGGAACGCGGTGCAATTCCGGTGCTGACAGGACGCAATTTGGAGAAGCTGAAGGGGATATCAGCTTCAATTAAAGGGAAATACTGCTACTATCAAATGGATGTGACGGATTACGAGCAGGTATTAGAAACAGTGGATGCCGTCATCGCGAAATATGGTAAAATAGATGTATTGCTGAACAATGCCGGCTACGGCCAATTCGAAAATTTTACAAGCATGCCTGTGGAGAGTTTTGAGGAAATGATGGATACGAACTATATGGGAGTTGTCCGCTGTACGAAGGCGGTTATCCCTCATATGGTGAAGGCAGGAAACGGGCATATTGTTAATATTGCATCGCTCGCTGGGAAGATAGGGACTGCGAAATCAACCAGCTATACGGCTACGAAGCATGCGGTGCTCGGCTTCACTAACTCACTGCGAATGGAGCTTCGCGCACAAGGCATTCAAGTGTCGGCGGTGAATCCAGGTCCGATCGATACGCCTTTTTTTTCACTGGCTGATCCTTCCGGCTCTTACGTTAAAAATGTCAGTTGGTTTATGATGAAGCCAGAGTATGTTGTGAAAGGCATTATTCGTTTGATTGAACGGCGGAAGTCAGAGCTCGACCTGCCAAGAACAGCAGCTTTTGGAATCAAGCTCTATCAATTGCTGCCACGCACGATTGATCGATTATTTGGCGGTATGTTGAATCGAAAATAA